A window of the Gossypium arboreum isolate Shixiya-1 chromosome 2, ASM2569848v2, whole genome shotgun sequence genome harbors these coding sequences:
- the LOC108459225 gene encoding SKP1-like protein 1B — protein MSSSGRKITLKSSDGESFEVDEAVALESQTIKHMIEDDCADNGIPLPNVTSKILAKVIEYCKKHVEAPKTDDRSADDELKSWDADFVKVDQATLFDLILAANYLNIKGLLDLTCQTVADMIKGKTPEEIRKTFNIKNDFTPEEEEEVRRENQWAFE, from the exons ATGTCGTCGTCGGGGAGGAAGATCACCCTTAAGAGCTCGGACGGCGAATCATTCGAGGTTGATGAAGCGGTGGCGTTGGAGTCGCAGACGATTAAGCATATGATCGAGGACGATTGCGCTGATAACGGGATACCGTTGCCTAATGTTACGAGCAAGATCTTAGCGAAGGTGATCGAGTACTGCAAGAAACACGTCGAGGCTCCTAAGACAGACGATCGATCCGCCGATGACGAGCTCAAGAGTTGGGACGCTGACTTTGTCAAGGTCGATCAAGCTACTCTCTTTGATCTCATTCTG GCAGCGAACTATTTGAACATCAAGGGCTTGCTGGATCTCACTTGCCAAACTGTTGCTGACATGATCAAGGGAAAGACCCCAGAAGAGATCAGGAAGACTTTCAATATCAAGAATGACTTCACCCCGGAAGAGGAAGAAGAGGTTCGTCGGGAGAACCAGTGGGCATTCGAATGA